The uncultured Paludibaculum sp. sequence CCTTGCCGACCACGATGATGGAGACCGAGGTGGAGCCTATGTTCACGTGGAGAACCTGATCGGTCTCGCCGGCGGCTTCGATGCCCGGTGCGACGGGTTTGTCTTCCTTCCAGATGCTAAGGACGAGAGGGTGGGGCGTGCCCGAGGCTTTTTTGCTCATTTCGACGAGTGCGTCGAAGGCCGGCTTGGCGGCAGCGTCGGTATCCGCAGCCACCGGGGAAAGAAGAGCGAAGTCGCGCTGGGGAGCCACGCCCTGATGGTCTCCGTTCATGGGGAAGTAGCTGTAACGCATGGTGTAGGTGCCAGGCTTGATGCCCTGTCCGCGGCGATCGCTGGCGCGCACCGGGTATTTGACGACACCGAGCAAGGATCCGTGTCCAACGCTGGACCACGTGGTGTTCTGTTCGGCCGCTCCGCCCTTAGGCTCAGACGCGACGACCCACATTTCCAACAGGATGGACCCGTCGTCCTTGACGACTTTTACGCCGTCCTTCACAAGTGAAGCAGAGACGGCCGAGGCTTCCGCGGGCGGGGCGCCGGCCGGCTGCACCTTCAATTCTGCGAAACACGAAACGGCCAGCAGACTGGCCACACCGAGAGCGCGGATTAATGTCATTAGCTATTTGGATGCGAGGAGGGGCAATAAGATGCGGTCCAACTCGGCATCGGTCCATGCGGACGGTTTGGCGTTCTTATGGAGTGACCAGCGTTCGACGTGCTCCAGCGTACCGCCGGGCTCGACGGTGGCAAGAGGGCCCAAGGTTTCCATCTCGAGGAAGTCCGCGTTGGTAAAGGTCTCGTACGACGAACCCATATCGGGGTGCTGCTCGCGCGGCGCGGCGTCGTACTGCTTAAGGAACATCTCGCCGTTGAGAAAGTAGGCGCCGAAGGTCTTGGGATTGTGGTGGGCGAGTTTGGTGGGGGTCTTGTTGCCAGGTTCACTGCGGAGGACGAGATACTTCTTCGTGAAGGTCCAGCGCGGATCACTGAGATCGCTGAAGGCCCACATAATGAGCGGGTTGGTGGGCTGCAGCATTTCGGGGTGGGTGCCGCGCGGCGGGAAGCCGGTGACACCATGGCCGCCGGGGGCCATCATCGACAGAGCCCACGCAGCGTATTGCAGAGACATGTTGCCCTTATTGATGAGGCGATGAACCACGGTTACGTGGGTGCCGGCGGGCGCCAAGTGGATCTCGATCTGCTTCTGGATGCGGGTTTCAGCTTCCACCGGCTGGGTCGCAATGAGGACGTCGCCCTTCACGTCCACTTGAACGGACGAGTTATCGGGCGGGTAGGTGTAGCGGATATCCTCCGGGCCAACCCAGATGCGGTGGCCGCCGCGGGCCACCCAGGCGGGTTCGCCGCTCTTGCCTTCAGTCTCCTTCTGAACCCAGAAAAGGTTCTGGCCGCCGACGTAGCCAAAGCGCATTATGCGCGGCCCGATGTCGGCGGTGACGATCATTTCCACTTCACCGTTGCTAATTCGATAGCAGTGCGGCCATCCGCCCCAGGCGGTTTTTTCGATTTGGACTGCTGCTGTGGATGTCATGGTTAATGCGAGGGCGAGGGAGACTATCCTGCTCATCGCCCGCTATTCTTTCTTGAATGCGAGGACAGCGTCAAGAGGCGCTCCGGTACGGCGCGCTTCGACGCGGGTGAAGCAGCAGGACTCCAGCAGGGCCTGGTACTCAGTAGCCGTCCTCTCGCGGCCTTCGGTGCAGATCAGCATATTGAGCGATTGCATTTGTGAGGAGACGGGACCGGAGGAGTCCTCATCCAAGAGGGTTTCCGCGACCAAAACGGCACCCCCGGGGGGCAGTGCGGCATGGATCCTGGTGAGCAACGAGTGGATCTTGTCATCCGACCAGTCGTGGAGAATGCGGCCGACGGCGTAGAGGTCGGCCGGCGGGAGCGGATCAGTGAAGAAGTCGCCCGCGGCAACTGACAGGCGGTCTGCCGCGCGGGAGGCGGCGATATGCGTTTTGGCCGATTCCACTACGGCCGGGAGGTCAAAGACAGTGGCGCGCAGGTTGCCGTAACGTTCACAGGCGGCGATGGCGAGATGCCCGGTGGCGCCCCCCAGGTCGACCAATTGGCGGAACTGGTTAAGATTGAAGATGCGCACGACGGCGGGTGAACCGATTTGTCCGAGGCCATGCATGCCGGACAGGAAGGTTTGACGGGCCTCCGGGGTACGAAAGAAGTGGTCGAACAGGGCGCCGCGGCCGCCGAAGGTCTGGTCCCAGCGGTGGGTTCCTTCACGGATGGCATCTTCCAGGTGGCCCCAAAGCTGGAACAGAACCTGATCGGAATAGAGGATATAGCCAGTGAGCGTGTCCGGGCTTTCGCGGCGGAGATAGGTTTCGGCTTCGGACGTGTTGAAATACAGACTGCCGGACTTGGTTAGCAACCCGAGTCCGACGCACCCGTTCAGGAGGCGTTCGAGGGCGCCCGGGTGGAGATCGAGCTCGACGGCGAGGGCAGCCGCGGAGGCTTCCGCTTGATGAAGCCGGTCGAAGATGCCGAGGGAAACGGCCGTAAACATGGTCTTGGATCGGCGGAACGCGTCAATGAGGTCCAGGACAGTGGTGGGGTCAGCATGCGCCATCACCCCCCATTGTGCCCGATATGTCGATTCAGAGGGTCTAAACTAAGGAAATTCCCCTATAGTTTCAGGTGTGGTTTTAACCGAAGGTCTAATGAAGGAAGAGTCACAAACCTTGGCACAATCCAAGAAGATACGGTCGATCGCCACGAAGTTTTCGATGTTCACGGCGATGCTTGTCTTCTGGGTGATCTCCGTAGTACTTGCGTACGATCTTTCCTCTCAGACCGATGGGGTGAGACTGAGCAAGGTGGCGATCCTGCTGGCGATCCTGCTACTTGTGGCGGCGACGATTGCACGATTTACGACGAGGCTGCTGGTGAAGCCGCTGCTTTTGCTTCAGGTGGGCATTCAGGAGGCCCGGGCCGGCCGGCTGAAGAAAGTCCAGTTGAGCAGCACCGGTGACGAAATTGAGGCCCTGGGCGAGGCCTTCAACGCGATGATCGGATCGCTGGCCGAGTATCGGGAGCAATTGCAGGAGCACCAGGAACAACTGGAAGAGAAGATCCGCAGCCGGACGGACGAACTCGAGCAGGCCTTGCAGAAAGCATTGTCGGCCAGCCAGGCAAAGAGCGAGTTTCTGGCGAACATGTCGCACGAGTTGCGGACCCCGATGAGCGGGGTGATCGGAATGTTGGATCTCGTGCTCGACAGTCCGGTGAGCAATGAGCAGCGCGAGCAGTTGAAGGCGGCACAGAACTGCGCGCATTCTCTCCTGGGGCTGCTGAACGATCTGCTGGACTTGTCCAAGATCGAGGCCGGACGGATGGTGATTGAGGAGATCCCCTTCGATGTCCGGCAGCTTGTGGTGGATTGTGCGAAGACGCACCAACTACGGGCCAAGTCGAAGAATGTTGCGCTGACGTGGGAAGTGGATGCCGCCGTGCCGGCCCAGGTACTGGGCGATCCGTTGCGTCTGCGTCAGATTCTGTCCAACCTGCTCAGCAACGCCGTCAAGTTCACCCCGGCCGGATCTGTGCGTGCCACCATCACACTGCAGGAAGCCGAGACCAGCGACAGCGGCCACGTCAGTTTGAGGATTTGCGTGGCGGACACCGGTGTGGGAATAGCACCTGAGAAGCTCGACGCGATCTTTGAGAAGTTTACACAGGCCGACGGCAGCATCAGCCGGCGCTTCGGGGGTACGGGGTTGGGCCTGGCCATCACGAAGCGCCTGGTGATGCTGTTGGGCGGGCAGATCGAGGTGGAGAGCACACCGGGGAAGGGCAGTTCGTTCGTGGCGGTGATCCCGATGATTCCAGGGACGAGCGACGGGCGGGACCCAATCCGTCAGACCGCGTTGGCGCCGCCGGAGTCGGTGGATGAGAACGGCCGGGGCCTGATCCTCCTGGTGGAAGACAACCTGATCAATCAGAAGGTGGTGACTTCCCTGCTCCGCAAGAAGGGCTACACGATTGACGTGGCCAATAACGGGCTGCAGGCTCTGAAGTGCCTGGAAGAGAGATCTTACAGGTTGGTCCTGATGGACGTCCAGATGCCTGTTCTGGATGGACTGGAGGCGACACGGCGGATCCGGGCCGACCAGCGCCTGGCGCACTTGCCAATTGTGGCTATGACAGCGCACGCGATGAATGGCGACCGCGAAAGGTGCCTGCAGGCAGGCATGAACGCCTACATCGCGAAACCAGTGGATCACAAGCACCTGATGACGCTGGTGGAACAGTATCTTGACCAACCTATGTTCCCACTGCGGGACATGGCGCCCGGCACGTCTCAAGCACAAGGCGGCCCGGGGCCGACGACCGGGATGATGGACGCTGATCCCGCACTGCTGGGCCAGATGATGCAGCTATTCCTGCAGCTTGCTCCTGAGAGGCTGAAGAAGCTGCAGGCGGCGACGGAAAGTGGAGACCTGGACGCACTACGGGCGGATGCGCAACGGCTTCAGAGCGCGGCACTGAGCATTATGGCCTCGGGTGTGGCGGAGACAGCAGCGAGACTGCATCGGGCGGCCGGGGAGTCCGACCTGGAAGCGGCGCGTGTGAGCCTGGAAGCGATGGAGGTCGAGATCAGGCGCCTTCAGGAATCAACTGCGTCGGCCGTGGGCTAGAGCCGCTCCCAGAACTCCTCGTCCGCTTCGAGTTCTCTCAGCATGCGCTTTTCGTCCGGCGAGCCGTGGGCTTCGAAGTGAATCTCGCTGAACTCCTGCCCCGAAGCGTCCATGCCGCGCACAGTTCCGCTGCGAATGTCGTATACCCAACCGTAAAGTTCCATCCGCCCGGCTTCGACTCTTGAGCGGATGAAGGAATGAGTGAGCAGATTCTTGACCTGCTGAATGACGTTCTGTTCGACGGTGCGCTCCAGTTTGTCGGTTTCTCCCGCTTCGGGAAAGAGACGTTCCACGGCCCGGCGGGCAGGGGTGGCGTGCTGGACCCAGGCCGCCACGTGGGGCATCGACTCCACCTTCTCCGGATGCAGGATCCCCTTCATGGCACCGCAGTTTGTGTGCCCGCAGAGGATGACATCGGTGATGTCCAGGGCGGCCACGGCGTACTCGATGGAGGCGACAGTGCCGCCGCCGTCGGCGGAGCCCGCGGGTGGGACGATGTTGCCGGCGTTGCGAACGAGGAAGAGGTCGCCCGGCTCGGCCTGCAGCAGGAGATTGGGCACGACACGGGAATCGGAACAGGCGATGAAGAGGGCGCGGGGCTGTTGATTGGCGGCCAGATGAGCGAAGAGCTCGCGATGGCTGGGGTAAACCTCGGTTTGAAAGCGCTTAAGTCCGGTGAGGATGTCGATCATGTGGGCTCCTTGCTCCATGTGCCAGGGGTCGAGACATTGTCAGGGTACAACGGAGGAGTGCGCGGAACGCGACAGCGCAGATTGAGATCCGGTTGTCAGGGCAGCGACGTTCGCAAGGATGGGTGTCTTCCGATATACAATAGTCGGCGGCTGAGGTGCCGAACGAATGGAATCCAAGAAGAACAACACGTCACGCCGGTCGTTCCTGACCGGCCCGGCAGCGGCAGGCGCCGCATTTACGATCATGCGGCCTGAACTCGTCAAAGGCTGGGCTCCGGCAAAACTGAAGGTCGGCCTGGTTGGTTGCGGAGGCCGCGGCACGCAGGCGGTGCTGGATGCGCTGAAAGGCGACCCGGCCGTGGAACTGGTGGCCATGGGCGACGCCTTCGAGGACAAACTGGAAGGCAGCCTGAAGAACCTGCGAACGAGGGCCGAAGCGATGCAGGCCGCCGACCGGATCAAAGTGGAACCGGACAAGCGGTTTGTCGGTTTTGACGCCTTCAAGAAGGTGCTGAAGACCGATATCGACGTGGTGTTCCTGGCCACGCCG is a genomic window containing:
- a CDS encoding methyltransferase; protein product: MAHADPTTVLDLIDAFRRSKTMFTAVSLGIFDRLHQAEASAAALAVELDLHPGALERLLNGCVGLGLLTKSGSLYFNTSEAETYLRRESPDTLTGYILYSDQVLFQLWGHLEDAIREGTHRWDQTFGGRGALFDHFFRTPEARQTFLSGMHGLGQIGSPAVVRIFNLNQFRQLVDLGGATGHLAIAACERYGNLRATVFDLPAVVESAKTHIAASRAADRLSVAAGDFFTDPLPPADLYAVGRILHDWSDDKIHSLLTRIHAALPPGGAVLVAETLLDEDSSGPVSSQMQSLNMLICTEGRERTATEYQALLESCCFTRVEARRTGAPLDAVLAFKKE
- a CDS encoding ATP-binding protein, which gives rise to MAQSKKIRSIATKFSMFTAMLVFWVISVVLAYDLSSQTDGVRLSKVAILLAILLLVAATIARFTTRLLVKPLLLLQVGIQEARAGRLKKVQLSSTGDEIEALGEAFNAMIGSLAEYREQLQEHQEQLEEKIRSRTDELEQALQKALSASQAKSEFLANMSHELRTPMSGVIGMLDLVLDSPVSNEQREQLKAAQNCAHSLLGLLNDLLDLSKIEAGRMVIEEIPFDVRQLVVDCAKTHQLRAKSKNVALTWEVDAAVPAQVLGDPLRLRQILSNLLSNAVKFTPAGSVRATITLQEAETSDSGHVSLRICVADTGVGIAPEKLDAIFEKFTQADGSISRRFGGTGLGLAITKRLVMLLGGQIEVESTPGKGSSFVAVIPMIPGTSDGRDPIRQTALAPPESVDENGRGLILLVEDNLINQKVVTSLLRKKGYTIDVANNGLQALKCLEERSYRLVLMDVQMPVLDGLEATRRIRADQRLAHLPIVAMTAHAMNGDRERCLQAGMNAYIAKPVDHKHLMTLVEQYLDQPMFPLRDMAPGTSQAQGGPGPTTGMMDADPALLGQMMQLFLQLAPERLKKLQAATESGDLDALRADAQRLQSAALSIMASGVAETAARLHRAAGESDLEAARVSLEAMEVEIRRLQESTASAVG
- a CDS encoding carbonic anhydrase, with product MIDILTGLKRFQTEVYPSHRELFAHLAANQQPRALFIACSDSRVVPNLLLQAEPGDLFLVRNAGNIVPPAGSADGGGTVASIEYAVAALDITDVILCGHTNCGAMKGILHPEKVESMPHVAAWVQHATPARRAVERLFPEAGETDKLERTVEQNVIQQVKNLLTHSFIRSRVEAGRMELYGWVYDIRSGTVRGMDASGQEFSEIHFEAHGSPDEKRMLRELEADEEFWERL